A single window of Drosophila suzukii chromosome 3, CBGP_Dsuzu_IsoJpt1.0, whole genome shotgun sequence DNA harbors:
- the ClC-a gene encoding chloride channel protein 2 isoform X6, which produces MKPESSKYSKSDESRKINKGISAGTYFQELLGKHSTRAKKVSSWIWRHTVARLGEDWVFLALLGIIMALLSFIMDKGISICTNARIWLYRDLTSQPFVQYIAWVSLPVCLILFSAGFVHLIAPQSIGSGIPEMKTILRGVQLKEYLTFKTLVAKVIGLTATLGSGMPLGKEGPFVHIASIVAQLLSKLVTSFQGIYENESRNSEMLAAACAVGVGACFAAPVGGVLFSIEVTTTYFAVRNYWRGFFAAVCGATVFRLLAVWFQNADTVRALFLTNFTTEFPFDPQELFVFALIGLVCGLGGASYVWVHRRYVLFMRSNKRMNKFLQKNRFLYPGFLALLVSSISFPLGTGQFLAGELSTHEQVTQLFSNFTWSRDDLTVEQAAVVTHWMTSYTSVFGNLVIYTLFTFMFSIIASTIPVPSGMFIPVFKIGAGFGRLVGEFMAVTFPHGVRYGGRLSPIMPGGYAVVGAAAFSGSVTHTVSVAVIIFEMTGQITHVVPVMIAVLVANAVAALLQPSIYDSIILIKKLPYLPDLLPSSSGMYSIFVEDFMVRDVKYIWYGISYQKLKEVLKLNKTLRSLPLVDSPDNMILLGSVQRYELIKMIEKHIGREKRMEVAQKWQKEAQERALEEEKKKQEVELKMRRPSRFEVLPAPDILSLRQIANDEMLPPKKRAETMHSSLAPRKSILKKTNSFNLKTYAQPMAHSPSITPYTTITGNSEFRIRSAFEAIFKKSTTLQDVQPDPETGSLSPAASNNEVEVPRTPSTPGVSKKVQLSAQSNWDFVTDQIMLQVNPISTEATTLPAEKDSTDIALSNSGDSSSQSPSIKFKTNKVTDVNRSPQKAKKCTKIRFATEVGVNGSPTRTKCEIKEPNELGYSIENVDETKGPEIDVESIHKPKSVQLPRERVIDMSPEDQKQWELEEMLKPIDLEKANVHIDPSPFQLVERTSILKVHSLFSMVGINHAYVTKIGRLVGVVGLKELRKAIEDINSNSFVPPTRDEDADDKPAVEKPLLSTNTSDKAVDMTVTSMDSALSNSENCSDIEMEHIKHTDKGTVSLTMPPQDNPPAETKTTENGNHA; this is translated from the exons ATGAAGCCAGAAAGCTCAAAATACTCGAAAAGCGACGAAAGCAGGAAGATAAACAAAGGAATAAG TGCTGGGACATATTTTCAGGAACTGCTAGGCAAACACTCGACCCGGGCGAAGAAGGTGTCATCATGGATCTGGAGGCACACGGTGGCCCGGCTGGGCGAGGATTGGGTCTTCCTGGCGCTACTGGGCATCATAATGGCGCTGCTCTCATTCATCATGGACAAGGGCATATCCATATGTACAAACG CGCGAATTTGGCTGTATCGCGATCTGACGTCACAGCCTTTTGTTCAGTACATAGCTTGGGTCTCACTGCCGGTCTGTTTGATATTATTCTCAGCCGGCTTTGTCCATCTCATCGCACCGCAAAGTATAG GTTCCGGTATACCCGAAATGAAGACCATACTGCGCGGCGTTCAATTGAAAGAGTATCTCACATTTAAGACACTAGTGGCCAAGGTAATTGGTTTAACGGCAACTCTGGGCAGCGGTATGCCATTAGGAAAGGAA GGTCCTTTCGTACATATAGCAAGTATTGTAGCACAATTATTAAGTAAACTTGTCACATCATTCCAAGGCATATATGAGAATGAGTCGCGAAACTCTGAAATGCTGGCGGCCGCCTGTGCCGTGGGTGTGGGCGCCTGTTTTGCCGCTCCCGTGGGGG GTGTGCTCTTCAGCATAGAGGTCACCACCACCTACTTTGCGGTGCGCAACTACTGGCGAGGCTTCTTCGCCGCCGTTTGCGGCGCCACTGTCTTTCGACTTCTGGCCGTTTGGTTCCAAAATGCGGATACCGTTCGGGCCCTGTTCCTCACGAACTTCACCACCGAGTTTCCCTTCGATCCCCAGGAGCTGTTTGTCTTCGCCTTGATTGG CCTTGTTTGTGGATTGGGTGGAGCCTCCTACGTTTGGGTCCATCGGCGATATGTCCTGTTTATGAGATCTAATAAGCGGATGAACAAGTTCCTGCAGAAAAA TCGCTTTTTGTACCCTGGTTTCCTGGCCCTGTTGGTCTCCAGCATATCGTTTCCCCTGGGCACTGGTCAGTTTCTGGCCGGCGAACTGAGCACCCATGAGCAGGTCACGCAGCTCTTTAGCAATTTCACGTGGTCACGCGATGATCTTACCGTGGAGCAGGCGGCCGTGGTGACTCACTGGATGACCAGCTATACAAGTGTATTTGGAAACCTAGTGATCTACACCCTCTTTACG TTCATGTTCTCCATTATCGCCTCCACGATACCAGTTCCTTCGGGCATGTTTATCCCGGTTTTCAAGATCGGAGCGGGCTTTGGTCGACTGGTGGGCGAGTTCATGGCAGTGACGTTTCCACATGGAGTCCGATATGGCGGTCGACTATCGCCCATCATGCCCGGAGGCTATGCTGTCGTCGGAGCAGCCGCCTTCTCCGGATCCGTCACCCACACGGTCTCCGTGGCCGTGATCATTTTCGAGATGACTGGCCAGATCACCCATGTAGTGCCCGTGATGATTGCCGTGCTGGTGGCCAATGCCGTGGCGGCCCTGCTCCAACCGTCGATATACGACAGTATTATACTGATTAAGAAGTTGCCGTACTTGCCCGATCTCCTGCCCTCCAGTTCGGGGATGTACAGCATATTCGTGGAGGACTTTATGGTGCGGGATGTAAAGTACATATGGTATGGCATCTCCTATCAGAAGCTCAAAGAGGTCCTCAAGCTAAACAAGACGCTGAGATCGTTGCCACTGGTGGACAGTCCTGATAACATGATCCTCCTGGGATCTGTGCAGCGGTACGAGCTGATCAAGATGATCGAGAAGCACATTGGACGCGAGAAGCGAATGGAGGTGGCCCAGAAGTGGCAGAAGGAGGCCCAGGAGCGGGCACTCGAGGAGGAGAAAAAGAAGCAGGAGGTGGAGCTGAAGATGAGACGTCCCTCGAGATTTGAGGTGTTACCTGCTCCGGATATTCTTAGTCTGCGGCAGATTGCCAATGATGAAATGCTGCCGCCCAAAAAGAGGGCGGAAACCATGCATAGTTCCCTTGCGCCCAGGAAGTCCATCCTGAAGAAGACCAACTCCTTCAACCTAAAGACCTATGCCCAGCCCATGGCCCATAGTCCTAGCATCACACCCTACACCACAATCACCGGAAACTCCGAGTTCCGCATTCGCTCCGCCTTCGAGGCCATCTTTAAGAAGTCCACAACGCTTCAGGATGTCCAGCCGGATCCAGAAACGGGCTCCCTCTCCCCGGCCGCCAGCAACAACGAGGTGGAGGTGCCTCGAACTCCCAGCACTCCGGGCGTTTCCAAAAAGGTTCAGCTG TCTGCACAAAGTAATTGGGATTTTGTTACCGATCAAATTATGCTG CAAGTAAACCCTATTTCAACGGAAGCAACAACATTG cCTGCGGAAAAGGATAGCACGGATATAGCATTATCAAATAGTGGGGATAGTTCAAGCCAGTCACCGAGtattaaattcaaaacaaaCAAAGTTACAGATGTAAATAGATCTCCTCAAAAGGCAAAAAAGTGCACGAAAATACGGTTTGCCACTGAAGTTGGAGTAAATGGTTCGCCTACTCGAACGAAATGTGAAATAAAAGAACCGAACGAACTGGGATACTCTATAGAGAATGTGGATGAAACAAAAGGTCCCGAAATTGATGTGGAG AGTATTCATAAGCCGAAATCAGTGCAGCTG CCCAGGGAACGTGTCATCGACATGTCGCCGGAGGATCAGAAGCAATGGGAGCTCGAGGAGATGTTAAAACCCATCGATCTGGAGAAGGCCAATGTGCACATAGACCCCTCACCCTTTCAGCTGGTGGAACGCACCTCCATACTCAAGGTTCACTCACTGTTTTCGATGGTGGGCATCAACCACGCCTATGTGACCAAGATCGGAAGACTAGTAGGCGTGGTGGGACTCAAAGAA TTGCGCAAGGCCATCGAGGACATCAATAGCAACAGCTTTGTGCCCCCCACCCGAGATGAGGATGCCGACGACAAGCCGGCGGTGGAGAAACCCCTGCTCTCCACGAACACTAGCGATAAGGCCGTGGACATGACCGTCACCTCGATGGACTCGGCTCTATCCAACTCTGAGAACTGCTCGGACATCGAAATGGAGCACATAAAGCACACGGATAAGGGCACAGTATCGCTCACCATGCCGCCACAGGATAACCCACCGGCGGAAACAAAAACCACAGAGAACGGCAATCATGCTTGA